Genomic window (Gimesia sp.):
GCGATGCCGCTGCAACTCTGGGTTCAGGCCGCTGCTCACGGAATGAAGATCGTTGAATTCCCCGTTCCGCTGGTCTACCTCGAAGAAGAACGCAGCTTCGGTGGTTCGCTCGATGATGCGATCAAACGCAAAGCATACTACGATGAAGTGCTCGACCGGGAAATGCAGGCAGCCGGGCTGACCTGCTGTGCCTCTGATTGTTGTAACGATCGTACCGATTCTTTCAGCGAGTGATCTGCCGGGTATTCGGTTCAGATCAGCCTCTGCGGATGCATCGGGCGATTTCCCTCTGAATTCAATTCAAAAGGACTCGACAATCAGTTGTGCACTCATCAAACTGAAAGCCGCTCAACCATACCGCTCGGGCGGTGGTTCTGTTATGATAGGGCCGATTGACGGATCTTCTCGCCTGCCCGTACCTGATTTTGATTCATTCCGCACACCCGTAAAGCGTTGAAATGTCATCAGTGACTCCTTTTCCCTGCCAGAATCCTGAATCCCGATTTACATCCAGTTCCGCGGTGCCGGAACCGGTCTGGGAAAAACAGTATCTGCGTGTGCCCCGCTCCGACGATGTGGTCTTTTCACGGCCCGATCGCTCGGAGATCATCGCGGATGCCGAAGCGAACCGCAGCATGTTTGAAGCCTGCTCCCGGGAACGCAGTGGTAAAATTATTTCCAGCCTGCGGAGCTGGGCCCGGAAAGCAGTTCTGGAAGAAGCGGCCCGCTACACCAGCGAATTGACGGGGACCCCTGTCGAACTGCCCGCCGATCTCGACGAACGTCTGCTGTTCATGACGGGACATCAACCGGCGCTGTTTCACCCGGGCGTCTGGGTGAAGAACCTGCTGGTCGGAAACGTGGCCCGGCAGACCGGGGGCCTCAGTCTGAACCTGATCGTCGATAATGACCTGGTGAGTACTACTTCGATTCGCGTGCCCCAGGGGACACAGGTTGATCCGGAACTGGTCGAAATTCCTTTTGATGAAACCATTGAGAAAAAGCCCTGGGAAGAGACGACCGTCCAGAACCGGGAGCTGTTCTGCTCTTTTGAGAAACGCGTCAGCAAGGCACTTCAGCAGTGGCCCGACCTGGGAGCGCCCCTGCTGCAAGAGATCTGGCCGGCTGCCGTCGCGCAATTGGAAACTTCCGATCGCCTGGTTGACTGTCTGACTGCTGCCCGGCATGCGATGGAATCGCGCTGGGGTGTTGAGAATCTGGAACTGCCCATCAGTCGTCTCTCGGAAACCGGACCGTTTCTCTGGTTTGCCTGTTACCTGATTCAGAATGCGAGTGCGTTCCGCAAGATACACAATGAAGTCCTGGGAGAGTACCGCAAGGTCAACCGGGTCCGCAGTAAAACACATCCGGTGCCCGAACTCTCTGAGTCTGAGGGCTGGGTAGAAACCCCGTTCTGGGTCTGGCAGGCCGGCGCCACTCGACGGCATCAGTTGCTCGTTAAACGGGAAGATCAGGAAGTACTGCTGTCGGATGGTACGCGGGAAATCGCCCGCTTACCGCTCAAGGAACAGTGCGACCTGTCAGCGGCGATCGAAGTCTTGAAACAACTTCCCGCGCAAGGCATCCGCCTGCGAACGCGGGCGTTGACCACGACGCTGTTTGCCCGGTTGTTCCTGGGCGATCTGTTCGTGCATGGTATCGGCGGCGCCAAGTATGATGAAATGACCGATCGGATTTTTACCCGGTTCTTCCATCTGGTGCCTCCGCGATATCTCACGCTCTCTGCAACCCGTTACCTCCCCTTCTGCGAGGCGTTTAATGTGCAGGAGTGCGATGAAACCTGTCTGAGACGGATCCTGCGGGATCTGGATTTCAACTCGGATCGGCACCTCAATCCGGAGCAGCAGAAGACAGCGGCTCCGCTGCTGGAACGCAAACGGGCGTTGATTCAGGAGCAGGAAGCTGCTCCCGATGAGGAGTTAAGCCCGGCTGCCCGCCGACGTGAGAACCGACAGCGGTTCCGCGAAATTCGCGTAGTCGACGCTGCCCTGGCCGAACTGACGACAGAGTTGCGAAGTCAGGTAGAAGAAGATCTGGCGACGATTCAGAAGCAGCGGCAGGCCAATCAGGTCATTCAGAGCCGCGAACTTTCGTTTGTGCTCTACCCCGAAGCGACGTTGAAGTCTTTGTTCGAGAAGCTGGTTGTTGAATAACCGTTGCTCGAACCTCTCTCAGTTCCAGGTTACTCCCCTGCTTTGTGGATCCGTTCAAACAGGAACTGATGGCGGGAGTTGAATAACCGCCGGTATCCCAGGACGACGGAGATGACTGTCCCCAGCGCAGTGCCGGATGCGATCAGGAACATGATTGCGATCTGGTACTTCACCGATTCCAGCGGACTGGCACCGGCGAGAATCTGACCTGTCATCATGCCGGGCAGTGAGACCAGGCCGACAACCATCATGGAATTGATAATCGGCGTCATACCCGAGCGGACCGCATTCTGCAGAGCCTGTCGAGCTGCTTCATTGCGGGTGGCACCCAGCGTCAGTTTGAGTTCCACCTCGGCCCGGCGGAGGACGAGTTCTTCACTGAGTCGATCCAGGCCCAGTGAAATTCCATTGAGGGTATTCCCGAGGATCATTCCCAGTAAGGGGATCAGATATTGCGCGGGACTGTCGGACCAGCTGTGTGGCGGAATGACGACCGTCAATGCGAAGCCGGTCACCAGCCAGGAACTGGCAAAGACCGCGACGATACTGTTGAGCCAGATGCCCGGGTAGCGCCGCTGGGAACGTTGTACCGCGGTGATCCCCGCGATGAGCGTCATCGTAAACATTAATGCGGCGATGACCGACCACCAGGAGAGCTCGAAGATCCAGTCCAGGATCAAGCCGATCAGCAGCAGTTGCACGATTGAGCGGAGCGTGGCTATCAGTAACCGCTTCTCCATATCGAGCTTGAGCCAGACGGAGATGATGCCGTTCACCAGGACCAGCGACGTGGCGAGGACCAGATTGAGGGTTGTTAAGTCGTACATGAAACTTGCTCGGGACAGACTGGGGGATGCGGGTTCAACAGCAACGCAAATCAGTTTACGAACAGGGATTGTAGCAGAGGCTGCTTCATTTTTTCATCTCGGGGGCTTAACCGGATCTTCAATTTGCAGTGTTTTTCCGTCTTTTCTGAATTCGCGAGACCTTAACTTTCCATTCATCAGCAGCGAATAATTTTCTGGTAGTATCCCCCGCCATAATGAAATCAGAAAAACAAATAGAGGTGCACACAGCCGGAGTTGTGCCAGGCATGCAGGGCATGCGTTATCGCGGAGCAATGTCATTAAGGAGGATGATATGATCGTGTCCGAGGAACGGGAATCCACAACGGCTGGTCGCGAGATACGCACGATCTTTGTCAGTGATGTCCACCTGGGCTGCATGCATTCGCGGGCGGAAGAATTTCTCGCCTTTCTGAAAGCCCACAAGCCTGAGTCCCTGTATCTGGTGGGGGACCTGATTGACGGCTGGAAGCTTCGCAAAAAATGGCGCTGGCCGGAAAGCTATAACGCGATCCTCGATCGTGTCGAAGAGCTGAGCGCCTCGGGAACCGAAGTCTTTTATACTCCCGGAAACCATGATAATTTTCTCCGCGACTTCGGCAAGCGGTTCGGCTTTGTGACCCTCTCCGATGAGTTTGTGCATATCACGGCGGACGGGCGGCGTTTCCTGATTATCCACGGAGACCAGTTCGATAAATTCGAGACTGGTGCCCAGTGGCTCTCGGTGCTCGGATCGTTCGCGTATGACATTCTGCTGACCGCGAATACCCTGTTTAACCGGGTCTTTCGACGCAAGGGGCAGGCGAAGTTCGCGCTCTCTTCCGCCATCAAGTCGCGGGTTAAACAGCTGATGCGGTTCATCAGTGATTTTGAACAGAAGCTGGCCAGCCATGCCCGCAAGCGGTTATGCGAGGGCATTATCTGTGGTCACATTCATGCTCCCAATATTCTCGATATTGACGGGATTAACTACTGCAATACCGGGGACTGGGTCGAGCACTGCACTGCCCTGATTGAATACAGCGACGGTGTGTTGGAGATTGTGTACTTCGATCAGAATGTCGCCCCCGTGAAGAAACCAACTGTGAAAACCAGGACCGCGGACCAGGGGGTGAGACCCCAGGTCGAGGTCGAAATGTCAGGACTGCTGAGTCGGTTCTGGAAACGTTGTCATCCCCTCAGGTTGATCAGACGCTGATCAGCCTTTTTTTATTGTCCAGTCGGAGTAGATTCCATGATTGCAGAACGGATCAGTCGTAAGAGTTTTCAATGGGTTCATCAGGGAAACCTCGTTTATAACACCTGCTGGGAGGACCCGCGCCTGGACCGCGAAGCGTTAAAACTCGGACCGGACGATGAAGTCATGGTGATTACATCCGCGGGGTGTAATGCCCTGGATTATCTGCTCGACGAACCGCGACGGGTGCATGCGGTGGATGTGAATCCCAAGCAGAATGCGTTGCTCGAACTGAAGCTGGCTGCGATTCGTAACCTGGATTTCGAAGACTTTTTCGATCTGTTCGGTCGCGGGAA
Coding sequences:
- the fetB gene encoding iron export ABC transporter permease subunit FetB; the protein is MYDLTTLNLVLATSLVLVNGIISVWLKLDMEKRLLIATLRSIVQLLLIGLILDWIFELSWWSVIAALMFTMTLIAGITAVQRSQRRYPGIWLNSIVAVFASSWLVTGFALTVVIPPHSWSDSPAQYLIPLLGMILGNTLNGISLGLDRLSEELVLRRAEVELKLTLGATRNEAARQALQNAVRSGMTPIINSMMVVGLVSLPGMMTGQILAGASPLESVKYQIAIMFLIASGTALGTVISVVLGYRRLFNSRHQFLFERIHKAGE
- a CDS encoding UDP-2,3-diacylglucosamine diphosphatase produces the protein MIVSEERESTTAGREIRTIFVSDVHLGCMHSRAEEFLAFLKAHKPESLYLVGDLIDGWKLRKKWRWPESYNAILDRVEELSASGTEVFYTPGNHDNFLRDFGKRFGFVTLSDEFVHITADGRRFLIIHGDQFDKFETGAQWLSVLGSFAYDILLTANTLFNRVFRRKGQAKFALSSAIKSRVKQLMRFISDFEQKLASHARKRLCEGIICGHIHAPNILDIDGINYCNTGDWVEHCTALIEYSDGVLEIVYFDQNVAPVKKPTVKTRTADQGVRPQVEVEMSGLLSRFWKRCHPLRLIRR